Proteins encoded in a region of the Bubalus bubalis isolate 160015118507 breed Murrah chromosome 9, NDDB_SH_1, whole genome shotgun sequence genome:
- the LOC102409555 gene encoding olfactory receptor 1I1-like has protein sequence MEPENRTAVSKFLLLGLSEKPEHQSFLFGLFLPMYLVTVFGNLLIILAIITDSHLHMPMYFFLCNLSLVDIFFSSTTVPKMLVNLWTQSKAIPFAGCLAQMYAFHLFGTMDSFLLAVMAIDRFMAIVHPLRYLAIMSPRVCGLLVVGSWLITNLQSIVHTSLMAQLTFCAGSEIPHFFCDFMPLLKLSCSDTHTNELVILAFGIIMGISPLTCILLSYICIFWAVFKIPSAQGKWKAFSTCGSHLTVVTLFYGTIFAVYLQPVSPTSSQKDKAAALMCGVVIPTLNPFIYSLRNKNMKAALRKLFRKAATSQS, from the coding sequence ATGGAACCAGAAAACCGAACAGCAGTCTCAAAATTCCTCCTCCTGGGACTCTCAGAAAAGCCAGAGCATCAGAGCTTCCTCTTTGGGCTCTTCCTGCCCATGTACCTGGTCACTGTCTTtggaaacctgctcatcatcctggccaTCATCACAGACTCACACCTCCACAtgcccatgtacttcttcctctgtaACCTGTCCCTGGTGGACATCTTCTTCTCTTCCACCACCGTCCCCAAGATGCTGGTGAACCTCTGGACTCAGAGCAAAGCCATCCCCTTTGCAGGCTGCCTTGCCCAGATGTATGCCTTCCACCTGTTTGGGACCATGGACAGCTTCCTCCTGGCTGTGATGGCCATTGACCGATTCATGGCCATTGTCCACCCTCTGCGCTACTTGGCCATCATGAGTCCCCGTGTGTGTGGGCTGCTGGTGGTGGGGTCATGGCTGATCACCAACCTCCAGTCCATTGTCCACACCAGCCTCATGGCTCAGTTGACCTTCTGCGCTGGCTCTGAAATCCCCCACTTCTTCTGTGACTTCATGCCCCTGCTGAAGCTCTCCtgctcagacacacacaccaaTGAGCTGGTGATCCTTGCTTTCGGCATCATCATGGGCATCAGCCCTCTCACATGCATCCTCCTCTCTTATATCTGCATTTTCTGGGCAGTCTTCAAGATCCCTTCTGCTCAGGGCAAATGGAAAGCCTTCTCCACTTGCGGCTCACACCTCACCGTGGTGACTCTATTCTATGGCACCATCTTCGCCGTGTACCTGCAGCCAGTATCTCCCACCTCCTCGCAGAAGGACAAGGCGGCTGCCTTGATGTGTGGGGTGGTCATCCCCACACTGAACCCCTTTATCTACAGCCTAAGGAACAAGAACATGAAGGCAGCCCTGAGGAAACTATTCAGAAAAGCAGCTACCTCTCAGTCCTAG